One Halobacterium wangiae genomic window, AGGTAGTCGTAGACGAGCGCGAAGTAGCGGTTGCCGTCGAGGACACCGCGCTCGGGCGTGACGACGGCGACGCGGTCAGCGTCCCCGTCGTTGGCGACCCCGAAGTCCGCGTCGTGTTCGTCGACGGCCATCGCGAGCCCCTGGAGGTTCGCCTCGTCGGGTTCCGGCGCCGTCCCGCCGAAGTCGGGGTCGCGCTCGCAGCGCTGGCAGATCACGTCGGCACCGGCGCGTTCGAGCAGGGCGTCGGTGACGCCACGCCCGCTCCCGTGCATCGCGTCGTAGACGACCGTGAGGCCGGAGAGGTCCGCCTCCACGAGGTCCAGGCAGTGCTCGGCGTACGAGGCGACGAAGTCGACGTCCCGTACGTCGCCCGTGTGCTCGTCCGTCTCGGGTTCCCGGAGGTTCGCCTCGATGGCCTCCGTCACCTCGGGGAGCGCGGGTGCGCCGTCCTCGGGGAGGAACTTCACGCCGTTGTACTCCGGCGGGTTGTGCGAGGCGGTGACGACGAGCGCGCCCGCCAGGTCGCGCTCGACGATGGCGTGGGAGACCAGCGGCGTCGGGCAGTCCCGCTCGGGCAGCAGGACGTCGAAGCCGTTCGTCGCCAGCACGTCCGCGATGTCCTCGGCGAACCCGCGGGACGTCTCGCGAGCGTCGTAGCCGACAGCGACCGTCTCACCCGCGTGTCCCGTGTCCTCGAGGTAGTCGGCGGCGGCCTGCGCGACCACGCGGACGCGCTCGCTCGTGAACACGTCCAGCGTGGCGCGCCAGCCGTCCGTTCCGAAGGAGATGGCGTCCATGGTCCAACGTCGCTGCGTCGCGTCAAAACCCCTGTGGTCGACCGGACCTCTCGCGGAATCTACAGAAATCGAGTGCCGGTGATTCCCGACGGCGACCGCCGCGAGTTTAACCGACTATCCCCAACGGTAGGGTAATGACTGGGCCCCCACTCGTCGTCGGCATCTCCGGGAGCCGTCGCGCCGGCAGTTACACCCGACAGGCCATCGAGCACGCACTCGCCGTCGCGGAACGAGCGGGCGCGGAGACCGACCACGTCGACCTCGGCGACGTCGACCTCCCACTGTACCACCCGGACCGTTCCGTCGAGGACTCGGGCGACGCGGCCGACCTGCTCGCCCGCGTCCGCCGGGCCGACGCCGTCATCGTCGGCTCCCCGAACTACCACGGGAGCTACTCCTCGACGTTCCGGAACTTCCACGACTACTGTGGCTTCGACGAGTACGAGGACACCGTCGTCGGCCTGCTCGTGGTCGCCGGCGGCGGCACCATCGCGTCACCGCTGGACCACATGCGGGTGACGATGCGGGGCGTCCACGCGGAGGTGGTCCCCGACCAGGTCGGCATCCTCAACGCCTCCTCGAAGTTCGAGGACGGCGTACTCGTCGACGAGGCCATCGCCGACCGCATCGAGCGCATGGTTGAGGGTGTCCTCGCGGCCACCCGTCGCCGACTGCTCGCGGCCGAACACCCGGTCGAAGTGGAGACCGAGGCCGACGACTAGACGGGAGAACTCGGAGCGGCGTAGAACGACACCTAGAACAGCTGTTCCTTCTCGGGTCGCGAGAGTTGTTTGATCTCGTGTTCGCGGCTCATGGCCGCCGCTCTCGTCTCGTAGGACTCGACGTGCCGGAGTTCGACCGGCGTCCGGCCGCGGGTGTACTTCGCGCCCTCGCCGGCGTCGTGTTCGGTTACGCGGCGGTCCACGTCGGTCGTGTAGCCCGTGTAGTACGTGCCGTCGCTACACTCGAGGACGTAGACGTAGTGCACGACCGAAACGTGACGGCGGGGCGTAACCTGTGTTTCGGTCAGGCCTTGCGCCCCCGGTCGCGGGACACTTCGGCGATTCCGACGTTCGCCGAACAGTTCGGGCAGGCCATGAGCCGACCGTCCTCGTCCGCGAACACGCGGACGAAGTCGTCGGACACGTGGCCGTCACAGTGGTCACAGCGGGGCATGGGGGTGGTTGCCGACGGGTCGTCGGCACTGTGTGAGTACGCCGCACACGATTAAAGGAGTTTTCCCAAATTGGAACATAATTTCTTCCAACCCGAACCTCAGTTCGTGGACGCCGACGCGCCGGCAGACTACCGCCGGAGTGGCTGTCGCGGGCGAGCGGCCCACCCCGTCAGCACCGCCACAGACAGTTCCTTCCAAGGGGGTGTCGCGTTGGTCCTTCTCGATACAGGCGTGAACAGGGGCCAACAGGGGGATGAGGCCGCCGATTATGGGAAGCCTTATAAGGAGGGCAAGAAAAAACCCGATTGTATGGCAGACCTCATCGTCAAGGCCGCTGTGAAGGAAGAACTCAACGACAAGAACGTTGCCTCCGACTTCTACCAGGCACTCGACGAGGAAGTTTCGGAACTCCTCGAAGACGCCGCCGAGCGCGCGGAATCCAACGGTCGAAAGACCGTCCAGCCGCGCGACCTGTAATTCGGTTCCAACCTTCTCGATATTTTTCGCGCCCCGTAGCGACCGCGCCGTCCACGGTACCGACGGTAGCTACGGCTCCGTGACGCGGACGCCGTCCGCAGTACCGACGTAGACGGCGTCCGCCATCCCGACGAAGAGGCCGTGGTCGAGGACGCCAGGGAGCGCCGACAGCGACGCCGCGAGTTCGTCCGGACGCTCGATCCGGCCGAACGCGCAGTCCAGGACGAGATTGCCGTTGTCCGTCACCACCGGCCCGTCCTTCCGTTCGGCGGCTCTGAGGTCGGGGTCGCCACCCAGGTCGCGGACGCGCTCGGCGACCACCGTGTGGGCGTCCGGCAGCACCTCGACGGGGACCGGGTAGTCGAGCGCGTCGGCCTCCTTCGAGGGGTCGGCGACGACGACGAAGCGGTCCGCACTTGCGTCGACGAGTTTCTCCCGGGCGTGGGCCGCACCGCCACCCTTCACGAGGTCGCCGCCTGCCACCTGGTCGGCGCCGTCGATGGCGACGTCCACGGA contains:
- a CDS encoding phosphoglucomutase/phosphomannomutase family protein; translated protein: MDAISFGTDGWRATLDVFTSERVRVVAQAAADYLEDTGHAGETVAVGYDARETSRGFAEDIADVLATNGFDVLLPERDCPTPLVSHAIVERDLAGALVVTASHNPPEYNGVKFLPEDGAPALPEVTEAIEANLREPETDEHTGDVRDVDFVASYAEHCLDLVEADLSGLTVVYDAMHGSGRGVTDALLERAGADVICQRCERDPDFGGTAPEPDEANLQGLAMAVDEHDADFGVANDGDADRVAVVTPERGVLDGNRYFALVYDYLLESDTGTAIRTVSTTFLVDRIAEAHGCDVVETPVGFKWVAAAMGEHDALFGGEESGGYTMRGHVREKDGVLMALVASAAASERDLDDRLDAIAAEHGEIHQDKRSVDCPDDRKAAVLADLETRLPEAVAGVAVERVNDTDGFKILLADGTWLLVRPSGTEPKMRVYAEGDSGERVAELLDAGVDLVEPLV
- a CDS encoding DUF1931 family protein gives rise to the protein MADLIVKAAVKEELNDKNVASDFYQALDEEVSELLEDAAERAESNGRKTVQPRDL
- a CDS encoding GIY-YIG nuclease family protein: MHYVYVLECSDGTYYTGYTTDVDRRVTEHDAGEGAKYTRGRTPVELRHVESYETRAAAMSREHEIKQLSRPEKEQLF
- the rpiA gene encoding ribose-5-phosphate isomerase RpiA; this encodes MKNTGGSEAAKRRAGEAAADEVAEGMVVGLGTGSTAAHAIHALGDADVDIEGVPTSFQSRQRAIEAGIPLTTLEEASVDVAIDGADQVAGGDLVKGGGAAHAREKLVDASADRFVVVADPSKEADALDYPVPVEVLPDAHTVVAERVRDLGGDPDLRAAERKDGPVVTDNGNLVLDCAFGRIERPDELAASLSALPGVLDHGLFVGMADAVYVGTADGVRVTEP
- a CDS encoding DUF7563 family protein, producing MPRCDHCDGHVSDDFVRVFADEDGRLMACPNCSANVGIAEVSRDRGRKA
- a CDS encoding NADPH-dependent FMN reductase, encoding MTGPPLVVGISGSRRAGSYTRQAIEHALAVAERAGAETDHVDLGDVDLPLYHPDRSVEDSGDAADLLARVRRADAVIVGSPNYHGSYSSTFRNFHDYCGFDEYEDTVVGLLVVAGGGTIASPLDHMRVTMRGVHAEVVPDQVGILNASSKFEDGVLVDEAIADRIERMVEGVLAATRRRLLAAEHPVEVETEADD